The region TTCTGCCAAAATTCCAATATAAGAACCATAGAGTCCCTGGCGTACATTTCCATGTACACAGTCCAGGTCTGCAGGTGAAATGTACTGTATCTAAATCCATAGGTCTTTATATCAGTAAACTTACAGCACCAAACAAGAATACGAGGCAGAGGTATCCAAAgtagccctgtaattgtacaAAGACAataaacacattaatttttgagctcacacacacacacctctaaCGCACACAATAAAACAGTAGTCAGCTAGAGGACTTACATTTTGTGTAGTAGTTATCTTTTGAATCACCCCACTGGCCAGAGTAAGTACCCCTTTTGTCACTTCATCCAGTTTATGATTGAGACTCTCCAGAAGCAGACACCGACCTCCCACATTCCCAGCCATTTTCATTTCTGCTGCAATTCCATCGATGTAATTGTGGCTCATAGCGCCAAGTAGAAGCCAAGACAAGATATGCACAGATTGAATGTAGTCCTGCCATCTTGGCTGAAGCACATGAATCACAGTGGACCTGAACGTCctgaaaataaaaataaaataaacGACATCACATCTGTAGGCATATATATGCCCCCCACCCCAGAAATACTTACGTAAGGGCTGGGAGTAGTGCTCTAGGATCACCAGAGACGAGTCGTTTCAGGTTATGAGTGGGTGGGGATCTACCAAGCCCATGTTGAACCCTCAGGGCTACCAGTTGAGACAGGGACAACTTCAACTGGGCAACCAACTATTACACACAATGTCAATTAGTACTCAacgtatattattatataatgctCACCTGAATTGACTTGGTATTCTTGGATACATCCGTAGCACTGAGGTAACTCAACACGTCCAGAAAGTCCCATTGTAGAGCAGTAATCACAGGGCGTGAGTGAATCTCACAAGTTAGTCTCTGTAGGAAACATACGTACACTAAGCATGCTGTATATGCCATATACATACCAGGATGGGAGCAAAGTCTTTTTTTGTAGTTAGACTGTCCACATAGCCTAGATATCCAGACTCTTCCAACAGTAGAACCtgaaaaggggaggggctgttaCACTGTTCGATCTAGAGTATATTCTCACCTGGATGAGCCCGAGAAAGTTGTCCTGTCTGGGACACTGATCTGCAGTTCCCCTGGCCCTCAGTGCTTTTCTCAGCTCACTCACATACAGTTTCATCAACTTCTCAGCCTCCTGCATGTACAGAGGTACATAGCTACTGTTGTAATAAGGTGGAAGGATATTGCTCGATCAAGGGGCATCTAGTTACGTGAAAATTACTAAGGACTCGCGTAAGAGAATCAATATAATGCATAATTCTAAGTTAAAATGTCTCTCTTACTCTTTGGCTTTGCTGTTGGAAGAGACGGTACCAGGTGGAGGCAAGCTCCACCAATCCACCCAGAGGAACGTAGACATTATACAGGGCAAATTCGAGAATACTCATTAGTGACTGAGTGAGGGCCAGTAcactgtgggtgtggtagTTGCCAAGCATGGGAGCAGTCTGGAAACGAACAGGAAGAAAACAGATATCAAACTGCAGATTCGTTctacgtacatacatgcagcatATGTAGCGTTGTAAATTGACATTAATACTTACGGGGTATTCCAAGCTGTTTTTGAATAGTTTGATGATTAGTCGGAGAAGGGCATGCATTGCTTTCTTGTCTCTCAGAACATCCGTGTTGCCCTTTAGCTTCTTAAACAAGTTGTCCCAGAGAAGCAGATCTTTTGTCAGCTGTATTGTGGAGCTGAGGCCCTCCTGGATCTGGTCCAAGATCTCAATGTAGGTAGCCACGTTGACAATGGAGTGAGGGTGAACATCTTTTATGGAAGAGACAGCATCCTGTACAAATTTCACAGCTACATAGAACTTAATACTCCCAAACACAAGTTGTGTAAAGTTTTACTATACGACAACATTTTTCACCTCAAGAAAGTATTTAACAATGGTCGTTTCGCTAATTTCTCCCTCTGAGTCCACGTCTGTACCTTCAACTGGCCCCTCCCCCTCGTTGCCTAGCAGCCCGTGACCCAGAGCATTGAACACTGTCCGAGTCTTGTCACCGTAGTCGGTCCCAAACAGGAAGAGGAAGAGACGACGATCACCAAACTGAGTGAGAATGGAGGAGAGGATGTGTTTTGCGACAGCCATGGCAGAGCCAGGAGGAGGCTCAGCTGTGTTCTTGGTGGATTGCCAAGAGAATGATCCAGGAACCACAACTCTACAAATACAGGAAAACAAGTATGGAGTAATGTACCACTAAAAAGTACCTACGCCCAATACTATTGAAGCACTAGCTTAGTCATTTCTGTTACAGAAAAAAAATTTTGCTTTCACCTAGCAACGGCTGGTATTATCTTGGATACAAGGAAACCAGACACTATGTGGGGTAAGCGATGACAACATGTACCAACAGCAACCGTTGCCAAGGCTATCACTTCTTCTGAGTACTCATTGGTGGGTTTCTTGCAGGCCACACAGATACCAGGCACAAGGTCATCACCTACAGATTAAGATAACACTTGCGAGTGAATACATTACTAATGGGAACTGACCTTCGTCCTTTGAACTCTTTGCTTCCTCTGGGACAGGCGTCAGCAATTGTTTAAAATTTGACTTGACAATTTCAGGAGTTGAAGAGCCAGTGTCTTTAGTCGGGCTAACATTTCCAGTAATGGACTCCATGACAGAGTGAGTGAATGCATCAATGGTGAACTGACGTTGCAGAGATGGTTGCTTGCTCTTTTCGCTGTTAGAGAGGAAGGAGCATTCATGTCCGTCGCTCTCGAGAGTGTTGAGGGTGATCTGTAGACACCACTGAGTGAGTGTGAGCATTTCCAGACCTTGGTAGTGGGAGCCTGGGTCCACCTCGGAGTAGTCGTGGATGTACTGCAATGGTAAGGGCACAAGTCTATAATGTACTAAGCTTCTTCATGGCTACCACGCAGGGGAAGCGCATTGAACGTATCAGAAGTCAAATaaaaagtgtagtaggtgaTGCATGATCGTAACGggcttactacatgtatgtagtttTTCACTTACACACACGCACCTTGTAAAGGATGACAAAGAATATCCGCATCCATGGTGCCTGCAGGTGAGAGGGCACGGAGCTGAGACTGTAGGGACAACCATTCAGGGGAAGGTGGGGCTCTCTTAGCCGCTCATCCAGTTTCAACTGGACATAATCTGACTGGTTAGGGGCCGCACAGAAACAGAGAAGCTTGAGAGTGAATGGAAGCAGTCCCTTGGTATGGCCAAACTCTATGTTGTGATCCAGTACCtggaagggggtgtggtacaacgtatacacatgcatgtacatgtggtaGCTATAGTCGtagtgacatgtacatgtagtagctatAGTCGTAGTGACATGTACACGGTCATGCCACAATACATCAGCACGGAATGTGTTCACTGCAATAAGtcggtactataattatactaaaatgTATCACACTGCTGATATGATAGGTGAAGCAATTTCAGCTATAGTGGAGTGTGTGACGTACTATAACACTATATACTTAATACTCACTGGGAACATGTTATTGAGGAAGACCTCAAAGACAGGGTTCTTCCTCAGTTCTTGTGGCAAGCAATGGAGGTCATGGAACACAGTCCCCTGTATCATATGAAACAGCTGGTCTTCAGACGAGGACGGGGTGGAGCGACGTGCTTTAATAGTGCCCGCCTTCTTTGTCTTCTGACCCTGACTTTTCTTCATGGACTCGGAAATGTCGATGCGAGGATTAGCGATatgctgtatacatgtatgtgaagaAGAATTTGAGGTACCTACATGTAAAATATAGCCTCGTTACCAGGCCAAAAATTGCACACACAATTAAACTATAAAACTTACTCTGAGCAAAAGAGACAATATTCTTTCGGTGATTTTCTGCTTGACTGGATCCTCTTCTAGACGGGGCTCGGACTGGGTAGACAATTTTGGTGAGAGGGCCCCTCCCCCAAACACACTCACATCCGACGCCTgcaggaaataattataataattattaataaaaaAGAGAAAGAGTACACGTGGTTTGTAGGAAGTTATAATTTTTACCATGCACTGCTACAAATGTACTAATGTTTAGTGGCGCCTTAAAACGGAATTTATAGTGGAATTTGAAAGAGTGGGAGATACTGGAAGAGACAGTGTACAAAGAAATGgggagaatataattatatgtgcatgcaatgaTCAAACTTTCTAACCTTCTTTTTTATCCCCAGTTGCAGAGTGGGGTCTGTATCGCTGGCTTTTGCTGACGAGTCACGATGGCTGGTGGCAATCCTGAGGAGATTGGTGAGGATGTCCACTGACAGGAAGTTGAGAGCAGGGAGGGCGGAGTCAAGCAGTGACAGGGTGGACAAGACCTCCTCCCGATAGAAAGGGTACTCGTAGAAGAAATTCTTCAGATAGaacttcattgcctgcacgTGGAAAAAGTGATTATAAAATTCTGTgataatgaataattaattatatgaGAGTTCCAGTTCCAGTACACCTACATCTAGCGATGGCTCGTTGATGGAAGCAATGAGGTACTTCGCACGAGCGCACACACTGGAGTTCTTGTCCACGAGCAGCTGTACTAAGAGACAGAAGCCGTGAGCCAGGGATGCCTGCACTTTCGAGTGGAGATTCAGAACATCTGTTTCAGTAGACCCCGGCTTCCTCATAAACTGTATCACCGTGGTGAGCGCACCAGCTGCAGAGTGCCGGGGGGCAGAGGTCAAACAGTGAGTACATAGTGGTAAGATACATGAAGATAGGAGGGGGTCTGCTTAGGGATTTTGGCAACTGTCAAGTGAGAGTGCTGACCTGCTTTGAACCTTGATGCCCAGTGATTGGACTTGAGTGCAGTGTGGAGGGTGCTCCAAAGCAGCTGCTCCTCGATCGTCACCTCATGACCACCATCCTCACTGGTTTCAGACTCTGACTCAGTATCAGACAGATTCATCGAAATACCAGATGCTACACGAAAGAAAAAAATACCATGGCTACCAGGCACTGAAATTAATATAACATTGTGtgcatgctgcaaattcaGACTGGATCGATCGAGTACAGtcgaacctctgttaacaaccacctccgaataaaggccagctgctatataaagactaggcacccaggtcccaaatgaacagtttgtgtacaaaacaacctctcaacaaaggccaaaacattgttccccataGGTATAGAtattatagaggggttccactgtattaagTAAACGCggatgtacagtacacatacacaatCATATTCACTCACCTCCTTTGGATGAAGGTTTATTCCTGATGGTGGTCGTTGGTTGCATATCGGCTGTGTACTTGGCACACTCTAGGAGCagctctacacaggctctggCAGTATTGGAGGGCGTGGTGTGCAAGTTTTTCCACAAACTGTGAGTGGGAAAATACAGTGAGCATGGAAGTTCTAAGATACTCAGTGCTACTGACAATTCAGTGAAGCTAGAGCAGTCCTAACTGCTCTTAGGAATGAACATACAGTGGTACACAGGTACAGTTCAATGGACACATGTGTTACTATGGTACTGCTCACATGCCCAACAGGGTTGTGATGTCGGTGTAGACAGTGTCGACATCATCACACTCATCCAGTACATTCCAGTCTTGCACCAACATCAACAGACAGTTGACAATCTTGAGGAGAGCACTCGGCTGCAAGTTGGACTGACCCAGTTTCTGCAGAGATACACACATTACCATAGAATTCGGTTcagactatatacatgtaactagatGAATGTCAGCGTATCATCTTCGAATAGCCATAACTTGTATTCTGGTTATCCAATTTAAATAAtgttaggattttctgaaagcttagaagaacACTCTATTTGAATTTCTCATTTTCAGCAACCCCATTGGACCATTACATGTAGTGTTGCAGTGCACTAGTACAGCCATGTAAAAAAGTTTAACTAGTAAAACATGGACTAGTTGTCGTAAGCTTACCAGTACACATAGTTGGAATATGATGTAGGTGGAGGGTGTGGTAGGCTCCGCCCCCTGGCTCTGTTGAGCTGGCAGAAACTTACTCTCACTCACCACCCGGAACTGAGAGTGTGACTGCACCTGGGCTATCTTCCGTCTGTGCCCGAGTGGACTCCCCTGATAGGGCGACTCGGTGATGTCAGGACCCGCGTGAAATGCCTTGAGGCCACCCTGTATGCCGAACCTCTTACTCGTAGTGTCTTCTTCCCTGGGGGGTgtgctctgtgggggggggcattCAGTacacaattacatgtactacatttGTACGTAACAAGGCTGTTGGCACGGTAGTATTGACTCTAGGATAATACTGTTACGAAGAATAGTACCTGTGGCGTAGCTGATGCCTCACGGGGGGTGGAGACCAGCTGCCGCTGTCTGTACGAGCGTGTAGACATCCTGTGATAGGAGGAGCCGATGTCTTCAACATCATCTCCTGCACAGAGTGAAACAGTAGGCTGACAGTACGGCTGCTTGGAAAGGATTACACAGTTGTAGGTCAGTCGATCGTCTAGGCTCACATATTAACTACGTGTAGCAGTGTTCTAAGTTTGTATAATACATACTGCACTTGAAATGTAAGCTAGAGACAGATTTAAGCATATACCATTGCATTGAATATAGAGCTATCAAAATGCATCTTTTATTATTACGTAACTTATACCAAAAGTGAGCACTTGAAATACCCGTTCCCTACCTGCACTTCCCTCCCTATACACTTGTCTGTACTCCTCGAGGATTTTGGTAGCGAGTCCAAACCATACGCCCACCCCCTGACAGAGATAGCAGATGCTGTTCGGCTCTCGATGGTCGTGACTGCTCCCCCACACTTTACGAAGCATATTCATCAGGTTGTTCTGAAACAAATTCAGctccagtgtgggcacattctCAGGCAGCTGTGTgagctggggggggggtaggcaATGTGTTTACTGTACATCATGACAGCTGGCCACATTAAAGGTCTAACATTTGGTTGATActaccaggagtacattaagattcttaatgtactcctgatactACGTAGTTAAAAGAAAGTGCAGTTAACAAACATATAACTAACCGGATTAGCAATAATTCTGTACTATTCTGCTGATGAGGCAGACATGCTAATAAAGGTGAGGTGTGAGGTAGACTCCACTCACCTGAGAGAGCCAGATGTCGAGCATGAGGATGTATCTTGTGAGTGATGACTTGAGGTTGACGATGATCGGTGTGTCCATCTGTTCTATGGAGGACTGGGAGAGGAGTTGCGGCTCCACATCAGAGCCACTGACACTGGAAGAAGAAAGAAGGAGAATAAGTTATTGCTTGCTTTTGAAGACTATTTAGACGGATGTACGGGGGGGGAGGTACAAGTATCAGTGAAGTTAACTAACTTTTCTTTCTATGTCAGAAAAGATTGAAGTTTCACagattatcataattatccgATCAGCAATTTTGAAAAACAGTTAGCAACAGAAAAGCAGATAATCTTAGCTGTACTTTAATTGTTAAGGTATCAAATATATACTTAACCCGACTCTACCCACCTCCCAACGCTCTCCTTCCTTATAACCTCCACCTCCACGTCGAATGACGACATGGGGGAGTCGCCACGAGTGAGTGGCATCCTTCGGAATCGCCCGTGGCTCTCCTTGAGGGCATCGTCAAACATGTGAGGTAGGTAGGGCAGGGGGATGTGCAGTCTTGTCAAGTCCTGCATCATGCGGGGAAATCAACACAAGAGTTAATACAAAACAATCAACATCACTTGGCAACAAGTGCACATGCACGAAAAAGAATataagagctacaaaatgcacacTTTCTTTAGAtgccataaaattaatgcatttTCAAATCCTAAGTCGGGGCACTTTAGGGAAGGGAGGCATTTGCCACTCTCCCTGAGTCAATCCTTAGGTGGAAAACTAATATAATGTCCTCTCTCACACCTGTAACCAGAAGAGTCCTCTCTGTCTCTCGTCACTATCCTCACTCCAAAACTTCTCACGAATGAACTTGAAGATCCTCAGCCCTTGCTCGTGCTTCTTGTTTTGAGTAGAGAATATCAACCTGGACAtatacgcacgcacacacagaaaaGTTACACAATGACCAGGGCAACAGTAAAAAGTTACAAACAGATTGTTTCTGAATCAGCCTATACTATTGCATGAGGCTTACTTTTTCCACTAAACCAGACTAACCCTAGCTTCCTAACCCTTAAAAACGAATTTAAACCTGACTataatatgtgacaggctctgggaaaaccagactattggagcagaatttagtattgagctacagctaaatttatgcctacagtataaaatctcaaataaaatattattgatgtataagtatctacagtccttctactacctctctgtaaaatctgatgctctaaatccaactctttccatcgaaacgcttcgtccaaagtttcgctattaccttatttttcctaattaagcaatctttgagagtcgtttttctcgatactacattttacggcttcgagtttccaacgcgcatgactcgggtatgaaactaggtatgtgaacactaagcatatcattgtgtaggcgatgctctgctctattatttggtacattaatcacacaaattttagtctgctccaatagtctggttttcccagagcctgtcacaattATTTCAaagacacacaacacacatgccACTTAATTGTCTCAGGCCAGTTGCTCCCCTAGCTCACCTGAACTGATCTTGCAGTCCCTCCATTTTCCCGGGGTCAGCACGAAGATCGACTAACTTGTTCATCCAGAGTGGCATCACGGTGTTGAAGATATCCGAGAACGAGTCAAGCTTGCCCTGACGATGGAAGTAGTCAAGACGATAGATAATAGTCAGCGTTCGCTTGTAGCGAGCAATCGGGTCATGTGCTTTGTTCCTGGGGCAttcaacaaaaattaaaagAATCGTATATTGGCCTACCACATACACCCCCTCACATTTaccccctccctccacacacacacacacacacacacgcacgcacgcacacgcacacacacacacacacacgcacgcacgcacgcacgcacgcacacgcacacacacgcacgcacgcacacacacgcacgcacgcacacacacacacacacacacacgcacacacgcacacacacacacacacacacacacacttaccacATTTTGCCGACTTGTGCACAGCCTGAGATGTCTGGTTTGAGTACCTCCACCATACACTCACTGTTGGTGTCACACACGGAACGGATCCAGTACAGAACATGCTGAATGGGAATCGGAAATGAAACATTGTTAATTTCAATAGCACATGATCAAAGTGACTCACTGATTCCATTAATGCTGTGACTTCAGAGTAATTGGAAAATATCTTCTGAACTGCAATAATTAGAATTACATAACATGTTATGATACATGTAAGAAGCTTGATTGTTTGTACACAGCCCACTCACTCAGAAATGTGcactccacacactcacacacaccacataccttaaggtgacatattttcgcgtgtattaatttctgctatttctgcgaatggagtaaaatcgcaaaaattagtactcgcaaataattggccgccctcttgtttaatgtatccagatcgacattcgCAAACaattataccagcaaaatgtacaaaactgtaaaaacgcaaacaaatctacctgtgaaaatatgtcaccttaaggtaataCACGCAGTAACAGTGTACAAATACACACCACATCGCCCCGACTCAATCCCTCCCCAGTCCCCCCCCCTTAATCACTCAAGCATGTCACTTGACATTGTTCAACCACTCCTCACggcccctcccccttctgACCCACAGATCCCGAAGTTCGTTCGAGGCATAATCAGTTCACCATCAGATGCATACTCTCAAACGTACACTCTTTGACGTAGTCAGAGCTGTCCACCCACTCTTGTCCCTCGGCTCCTGCGGCAACGGATGCTGCCCCAGCCGAGGTCATCTGTTCCTCCATCTTCACAATGGCCGCCTGGAGGATGTCGTAGTAAGTCTGCATCCATTCTAGCACCAGCGCCAGCAAGTGGATCAGCCACTCCTGTTGGTTGGCCTATAGGAGGAGGGGAATTGTAATTGTATATTTTGCAAAACACTACTCGATGATCTTTTGCTGCAATGATACGAGTTATACGGTACCAGTCACTTTTGGATAAAGGCGAACACAGTGGCCGTGATAGAGGAGGCTGCTAAGCTATATATGTAGGTCAAACTGAAACACATGTAGTGGAGGCTTTGAACTCAGCTGCATTACGCTCCTAAAAGGTTTACCTAGATCACTGATTTCTAGTCATTAGAATTATCCTCACACGTACAGCATCCAATGTTGTACAGTGTACCAtactctagtgtgtgtgtgtgtgtgtgtgtgtgtgtgtgtgtgtgtgtgtgtgtgtgtgtgtgtgtgtgtgtgtgtgtgtgtgtgtgtgagctcaCTCTGACTTCAATCGTAGGTGTACAGTAATGAGACAGTAGCCATATTGCCTTCTTGCTTATGTCCATGTTGATCTGTGACTGCTTGTTCCGTTGAATGAGAGGGGCTGATATTTTGGGCAGTCTATTATGTGGGGCCTCGGTCACCATGGGAACAACATCAATGAGTTTAGCGACAGCCTCCAGCATTGTGGAAGAGCTAGAGAGGTTGTCATAGGCCCATGGATCAGGGAGatcaactgtgtgtgtgggtgtgtgggtgtgaatgGTGATCGAGGGTTGCATGCTCAGACAAAATTGTATGGCTACAGCAGACAATTTTCCTTTTTGAAACCATTGCACAAGCTAAGGTCACACAAAACCTTAGCTTTACTAAAAAAAGTTTgttgttattataataatttgcCTTCTTAGCTTGCATTGCTTGTACGTACAGTTGTACCTTGATAAATGTGTGTGGGGTCATTGAGCTCCTTGTGCTGCTTGGAGTGACAGCTGAAACACATTCGTATGGGCTGCCCGTTCTGAATGGCCGTGCAGCTGTCGTCATAGCATGTGACTACGGCCTTGTTCACCTTGTCCTTACCAGAGCAGATTCGCTGAAACTCACAGTTAGGCTTAATCTCACCTGGAAGAAAAAGAGCTAAGTGAGAAACCTCTATAGAGAATGGAAAGGCTACTGCATGTTTTGATGTCAGGGGCTAGATGCATCTATTGGTTACGTTAATAGGTCCTGATTGTACATGCTAGAAAGTCCACATTTAGGAGGTTCTAGGagctaaaattataattataagtcagATAGATGTGAACTCACTGAGAGGCATTGGGAGCTTCAGTCGTTGGTGAGTGTCTTCGTCACTGcaggggtcaaagttcataaCAGTACTACATTAAATCAAGCACGAAGGCCAGTCAAAACATTGAGGCTAGGTCTTGTGGGTTCTCTAGATTTATAGCTGAAAGTTAATGTTAATCTGGCCACGGAGAATGTGGGAACTGATTTTGCATAATAGATTGCAGCTGTGAGCAACAGAGCTACGTATGGTTTCCAGGCCATGCAACAACTAGAGCAGCACACCTGTGTATGGTGTTGTCACAGTCAGGGCAGAGGAGGAGGTACAGCTTCATTGTATCAGGGGCTTTGTGTTGGGCAGCACATTTCACACTCAAGCACAGCTGTGggacacacacaagcacataaGCATTTATAATGATCTCTCTCCAACTGAGGAGGGTGTAAGTCTCTATGTTTGTTTACCTAACGTAAGAGGCTTGTTTGTATTTTgtagtgtgtatatataataatgccTTAGGCCTTGTGTTGGTCCCCAGCGACAACTTCCTACCACCGTTTAGTATAACAAAGCAATGTTTTTTCtctaagtacatgtaggtgcaaTTAATCAAACTCACCGTTGTAGCTATGTTATTACTGTGGCGGCATGTTGAATTTTCACAATGAGGCATTGTCCATTCTGAGAAGTAAGGCATAACTAAACAATGAGTCAGTTCCAAAAACAGATAGACAGATATGCATCCAAACACTAACCTCCATATGTGAGTTTATGAGAATGACGTCGGAACTCCGGGATGGGAATGGGCCAGTAGTGCAGGAGTAGGTCCAATGCTTTGGAGCGTACTGTAGGTGTGCCGTACGTTATCACATTGAGAACATCCTGCACGGCACGGGGAAGGAAGCAAGAGGGTTTGGATAGAATATAGCAAGAGGGTTTGTAACAAGAGGG is a window of Halichondria panicea chromosome 13, odHalPani1.1, whole genome shotgun sequence DNA encoding:
- the LOC135346019 gene encoding protein unc-79 homolog — protein: MDLDSITGVQFQSSYSSYSLLPRRDKKEQNKMSSRGRKDGGDTSPLAIGSSSELSSELAKIDTNVLGRIKIFLASEFINGEQFCAPLKQIKDVLERVVVSEMDLTNVSTTTHIRNIYNIITEKLISYLPKIKQSQKAMAFLLTDILSLLVALKIDSSCLTFPAVFASCLLYFEPESEWGDAYNEVVARLCHFVLPNCLVRSEYRQCMCLTSVLMMVLEACSSHKHYLLLTDTLMTLKRDVAMDVLNVITYGTPTVRSKALDLLLHYWPIPIPEFRRHSHKLTYGEWTMPHCENSTCRHSNNIATTLCLSVKCAAQHKAPDTMKLYLLLCPDCDNTIHSDEDTHQRLKLPMPLSEIKPNCEFQRICSGKDKVNKAVVTCYDDSCTAIQNGQPIRMCFSCHSKQHKELNDPTHIYQVDLPDPWAYDNLSSSSTMLEAVAKLIDVVPMVTEAPHNRLPKISAPLIQRNKQSQINMDISKKAIWLLSHYCTPTIEVRANQQEWLIHLLALVLEWMQTYYDILQAAIVKMEEQMTSAGAASVAAGAEGQEWVDSSDYVKEFQKIFSNYSEVTALMESHVLYWIRSVCDTNSECMVEVLKPDISGCAQVGKMWNKAHDPIARYKRTLTIIYRLDYFHRQGKLDSFSDIFNTVMPLWMNKLVDLRADPGKMEGLQDQFRLIFSTQNKKHEQGLRIFKFIREKFWSEDSDERQRGLFWLQDLTRLHIPLPYLPHMFDDALKESHGRFRRMPLTRGDSPMSSFDVEVEVIRKESVGSVSGSDVEPQLLSQSSIEQMDTPIIVNLKSSLTRYILMLDIWLSQLTQLPENVPTLELNLFQNNLMNMLRKVWGSSHDHREPNSICYLCQGVGVWFGLATKILEEYRQVYREGSAGDDVEDIGSSYHRMSTRSYRQRQLVSTPREASATPQSTPPREEDTTSKRFGIQGGLKAFHAGPDITESPYQGSPLGHRRKIAQVQSHSQFRVVSESKFLPAQQSQGAEPTTPSTYIIFQLCVLKLGQSNLQPSALLKIVNCLLMLVQDWNVLDECDDVDTVYTDITTLLGILWKNLHTTPSNTARACVELLLECAKYTADMQPTTTIRNKPSSKGASGISMNLSDTESESETSEDGGHEVTIEEQLLWSTLHTALKSNHWASRFKAAGALTTVIQFMRKPGSTETDVLNLHSKVQASLAHGFCLLVQLLVDKNSSVCARAKYLIASINEPSLDAMKFYLKNFFYEYPFYREEVLSTLSLLDSALPALNFLSVDILTNLLRIATSHRDSSAKASDTDPTLQLGIKKKASDVSVFGGGALSPKLSTQSEPRLEEDPVKQKITERILSLLLRHIANPRIDISESMKKSQGQKTKKAGTIKARRSTPSSSEDQLFHMIQGTVFHDLHCLPQELRKNPVFEVFLNNMFPVLDHNIEFGHTKGLLPFTLKLLCFCAAPNQSDYVQLKLDERLREPHLPLNGCPYSLSSVPSHLQAPWMRIFFVILYKYIHDYSEVDPGSHYQGLEMLTLTQWCLQITLNTLESDGHECSFLSNSEKSKQPSLQRQFTIDAFTHSVMESITGNVSPTKDTGSSTPEIVKSNFKQLLTPVPEEAKSSKDEGDDLVPGICVACKKPTNEYSEEVIALATVAVGTCCHRLPHIVSGFLVSKIIPAVARVVVPGSFSWQSTKNTAEPPPGSAMAVAKHILSSILTQFGDRRLFLFLFGTDYGDKTRTVFNALGHGLLGNEGEGPVEGTDVDSEGEISETTIVKYFLEDAVSSIKDVHPHSIVNVATYIEILDQIQEGLSSTIQLTKDLLLWDNLFKKLKGNTDVLRDKKAMHALLRLIIKLFKNSLEYPTAPMLGNYHTHSVLALTQSLMSILEFALYNVYVPLGGLVELASTWYRLFQQQSQREAEKLMKLYVSELRKALRARGTADQCPRQDNFLGLIQVLLLEESGYLGYVDSLTTKKDFAPILRLTCEIHSRPVITALQWDFLDVLSYLSATDVSKNTKSIQLVAQLKLSLSQLVALRVQHGLGRSPPTHNLKRLVSGDPRALLPALTTFRSTVIHVLQPRWQDYIQSVHILSWLLLGAMSHNYIDGIAAEMKMAGNVGGRCLLLESLNHKLDEVTKGVLTLASGVIQKITTTQNGYFGYLCLVFLFGATWTVYMEMYARDSMVLILEFWQKLIGQLAQLMSGVMSEMHQADILEILNKYAVIKIKEINLSCYPLLVPIWREVTNSITDTSIVFPNVEEVQSISMDVWLRDTINELVILEQEWQTDL